The Pasteurella multocida genome contains a region encoding:
- a CDS encoding C40 family peptidase, translating to MKMLLKQCVFVSLFCLLSACGHHSNTGKISYKGQLNDPIMVIALLSEQQREWAGTPYRLGGQSRAGIDCSGFVQKTFLDRFDILLPRMTVQQANYGKLVSKQDIQTGDLVFFKTGRGPNGYHVGIYVKDDLFLHASTKGGVIYSSLNSPYWSKKYWQARRI from the coding sequence ATGAAGATGTTATTAAAGCAATGTGTATTCGTAAGTCTGTTTTGCCTACTATCTGCCTGTGGTCATCATAGCAATACGGGGAAAATCAGTTATAAGGGGCAACTCAATGATCCGATTATGGTGATTGCCTTATTGAGTGAGCAACAACGTGAATGGGCAGGAACGCCCTATCGTTTAGGTGGACAAAGTCGTGCCGGTATTGATTGCTCTGGTTTTGTACAAAAAACGTTTTTAGATCGCTTTGATATTCTTTTACCGAGAATGACGGTACAGCAAGCTAATTATGGAAAATTAGTGTCTAAACAGGATATCCAAACCGGTGATTTAGTGTTTTTTAAAACCGGTCGAGGTCCAAATGGCTATCATGTTGGTATTTATGTCAAAGATGATTTGTTTTTGCATGCCTCAACTAAAGGAGGGGTGATCTATTCTTCTTTAAATAGTCCCTATTGGTCAAAAAAATATTGGCAAGCAAGACGCATTTAA
- a CDS encoding integration host factor subunit alpha, translating to MTLTKVELADNLIEKLHLNKRDAKELVENFFEEIRVALETGEDVKLSGFGNFELRDKSSRPGRNPKTGESVPVSARRVVAFKPGQKLRARVEKTKPKS from the coding sequence ATGACACTGACCAAAGTAGAACTCGCAGACAATTTAATTGAAAAACTTCATTTAAATAAACGTGATGCGAAAGAATTAGTGGAAAACTTTTTTGAAGAAATTCGAGTTGCATTAGAAACAGGCGAAGATGTCAAACTTTCTGGCTTTGGTAATTTTGAATTACGGGATAAATCATCTCGCCCAGGTCGAAATCCTAAAACGGGTGAAAGTGTTCCTGTTTCTGCTCGTCGTGTCGTGGCATTCAAACCTGGTCAAAAACTTCGTGCCCGCGTAGAAAAAACGAAACCAAAGAGTTAA
- the pheT gene encoding phenylalanine--tRNA ligase subunit beta — translation MKFSESWVREWVNPAISTAQLCDQITMLGLEVDGVEKVAGDFSGVVVGEVVECAQHPDADKLRVTKVNVGGDRLLDIVCGAPNCRQGLKVACATEGAVLPGDFKIKKTKLRGQPSEGMLCSFSELGIDVESSGIIELPQNAPVGTNLRDYLTLDDNTVEISLTPNRADCLSITGIAREIGVVNKLAVNTPHFESVKATITDKVDIQLHAPEACPRYLLRVVKNVNVQAPSPMWLQEKLRRCGIRSIDPVVDVTNYILLELGQPMHAFDAAKVAQPVQVRMAKSGEALVLLDGSTAKLKDNTLLIADQNGPLAMAGIFGGQASGVNAETKDIILEAAFFAPLAIAGRARQYGLHTDSSHRFERGVDFELQRQAMERATALLVEICGGEVGDICEVASDVFLPKLNQVSLRREKLDALLGHHIETETVTDILTRLGLQVSYANDVWQVTSASWRFDIEIEEDLVEEIARIYGYNSIPNKAPLAHLRMREHKEADLDLTRIKTALVDADYQEAITYSFVDPKIQSILHPQQDALVLPNPISVEMSAMRLSLLSGLLGAVQYNQNRQQTRVRLFETGLRFIPDTQAEFGVRQEFVLAAVMTGNKKAEHWAGKAESVDFFDLKGDLESILSLTGTRNLVKFVAKSYPALHSGQSAAIMLNGEEIGFIGTLHPNAAKQLGLNGKTVVFEILWQAIATRQVVQAKEISRFPANRRDLAIVVAEGVAASDVLDACREVAGETLTQVNLFDVYQGNGVAEGHKSLAISLIIQDNEKTLEEDDINAVVSVVLSELKQRFNAYLRD, via the coding sequence ATGAAATTTAGTGAATCATGGGTGCGTGAATGGGTAAATCCCGCTATTAGCACAGCGCAATTATGCGATCAAATCACGATGTTAGGTTTAGAAGTAGACGGCGTAGAAAAGGTCGCGGGTGATTTTTCGGGCGTGGTTGTCGGTGAGGTAGTGGAATGCGCCCAACATCCTGATGCCGATAAATTACGTGTGACCAAAGTTAATGTTGGTGGTGATCGCCTATTAGATATTGTGTGTGGTGCACCAAATTGTCGTCAAGGCTTAAAAGTGGCTTGTGCGACAGAAGGGGCTGTTTTACCGGGTGACTTCAAAATCAAGAAAACCAAATTACGTGGTCAACCTTCAGAAGGTATGCTTTGCTCATTCAGCGAATTAGGTATTGATGTGGAATCCAGCGGTATCATTGAACTACCACAAAATGCGCCAGTCGGCACTAATCTACGTGATTATTTAACCTTAGATGATAATACGGTAGAAATTAGCTTAACCCCAAACCGGGCAGACTGTTTAAGTATCACAGGTATTGCGCGTGAAATCGGTGTCGTCAATAAACTGGCTGTTAATACACCGCACTTTGAATCAGTGAAAGCGACAATTACTGATAAAGTTGATATTCAACTGCATGCGCCTGAAGCGTGCCCACGTTATTTATTACGTGTAGTGAAAAATGTCAATGTGCAAGCGCCATCACCAATGTGGTTACAAGAAAAACTTCGCCGTTGTGGGATTCGCTCTATTGATCCAGTAGTCGATGTGACTAACTATATTTTACTTGAACTGGGTCAACCGATGCATGCATTTGATGCAGCCAAAGTCGCTCAGCCAGTACAAGTCCGTATGGCAAAATCAGGTGAAGCGCTCGTGCTTTTAGACGGTTCTACGGCAAAATTAAAAGATAACACTTTATTAATTGCGGACCAAAATGGACCATTAGCGATGGCGGGGATTTTTGGTGGACAAGCCAGTGGGGTAAATGCAGAAACTAAAGACATTATTTTGGAAGCTGCTTTCTTTGCACCGTTAGCCATTGCTGGTCGAGCAAGACAATATGGCTTACATACCGATTCTTCTCATCGTTTCGAACGGGGGGTTGATTTTGAATTACAGCGTCAAGCGATGGAAAGAGCAACAGCCTTGTTAGTGGAAATCTGTGGTGGGGAAGTCGGTGACATTTGTGAAGTTGCTAGTGACGTCTTTTTACCGAAACTGAACCAAGTAAGTTTACGTCGTGAAAAGTTAGATGCCTTATTAGGTCACCATATTGAAACAGAAACCGTCACGGATATTTTAACGCGCCTTGGCTTACAAGTGAGCTATGCTAACGATGTATGGCAAGTGACATCAGCAAGTTGGCGTTTTGATATTGAAATCGAAGAAGATTTAGTGGAAGAAATCGCACGTATTTATGGTTACAACAGTATTCCAAACAAGGCGCCATTAGCACATTTACGTATGCGCGAGCATAAAGAAGCGGATTTAGATTTGACCCGAATTAAAACTGCACTGGTTGATGCCGATTACCAAGAGGCGATTACTTATAGTTTCGTTGATCCAAAAATACAAAGCATTTTACATCCACAACAAGATGCACTGGTCTTACCAAATCCAATTTCAGTGGAAATGTCCGCCATGCGTTTATCCCTATTAAGTGGTTTGTTAGGCGCAGTACAGTATAACCAAAATCGTCAGCAAACTCGCGTTCGCTTATTTGAAACAGGTTTACGCTTTATTCCAGACACGCAGGCAGAATTTGGCGTACGTCAAGAATTTGTTTTAGCGGCTGTGATGACGGGCAATAAAAAAGCAGAACACTGGGCAGGTAAAGCCGAAAGTGTCGATTTCTTTGACCTAAAAGGGGATTTAGAAAGCATTTTATCTTTAACAGGGACTAGAAATTTGGTTAAATTTGTAGCAAAATCATATCCAGCATTACATTCTGGTCAATCTGCGGCCATCATGTTAAATGGTGAAGAAATTGGTTTTATTGGTACACTTCATCCAAATGCCGCGAAACAACTGGGTTTAAATGGAAAAACAGTGGTATTTGAGATTCTTTGGCAAGCGATTGCAACACGTCAAGTAGTGCAAGCAAAAGAGATTTCACGTTTTCCTGCAAATCGCCGAGATTTAGCTATCGTTGTTGCTGAGGGTGTTGCAGCAAGCGATGTGCTTGACGCGTGTCGAGAGGTTGCTGGCGAAACATTAACTCAAGTTAACCTGTTCGATGTCTATCAAGGCAATGGTGTGGCTGAAGGCCACAAGAGTTTAGCGATTAGTTTGATTATTCAAGATAATGAAAAAACTCTTGAGGAAGATGATATCAACGCAGTGGTTTCTGTTGTATTGTCTGAGTTAAAACAACGTTTTAATGCTTATTTGAGAGATTAA
- the pheS gene encoding phenylalanine--tRNA ligase subunit alpha, with amino-acid sequence MQNLEQITEQALDAIARAEDGKALDAIRVEYFGKKGPFTALMQGLRDVSPEARPAVGQKINDAKQLAQNALNEKKVQLETAELNAQLAKEKIDVSLPGRKVETGGLHPVTMTIDRVTKFFSELGFSVESGPEIESDYYNFDALNIPKHHPARADHDTFWFNPELLLRTQTSGVQIRTMEKMQPPIRIMAPGRVYRNDYDQTHTPMFHQIELLYVDKKANFTELKGLLHDFLRAFFEEDLQVRFRPSYFPFTEPSAEVDVMGKNGKWLEVLGCGMVHPNVLRNVGIDPNEYAGFAVGMGVERLTMLRYNVTDLRAFFENDLRFLKQFK; translated from the coding sequence ATGCAAAACCTAGAACAAATTACCGAACAAGCATTGGATGCAATTGCCCGTGCGGAAGATGGCAAAGCATTAGATGCGATTCGTGTGGAATATTTTGGTAAAAAGGGACCTTTTACGGCATTAATGCAAGGATTACGTGATGTTTCACCAGAAGCACGTCCAGCCGTAGGTCAAAAAATTAACGATGCAAAACAACTTGCACAAAATGCATTAAATGAAAAGAAAGTACAGCTTGAAACAGCGGAATTAAATGCACAATTAGCGAAAGAAAAAATTGATGTAAGCTTGCCGGGACGTAAAGTGGAAACTGGGGGATTACATCCAGTGACAATGACGATTGATCGTGTGACCAAATTCTTCTCTGAGTTAGGTTTTTCCGTCGAAAGTGGTCCAGAAATTGAAAGCGACTATTATAATTTCGATGCCCTCAATATTCCGAAACATCACCCAGCCCGAGCGGATCACGATACATTTTGGTTTAACCCAGAATTATTACTACGCACACAAACCTCTGGTGTACAAATTCGTACGATGGAAAAAATGCAACCGCCAATTCGCATTATGGCACCAGGACGTGTTTACCGTAACGACTACGACCAAACACATACACCGATGTTCCACCAAATTGAATTATTGTATGTGGATAAAAAAGCGAACTTCACTGAATTAAAAGGGTTACTCCATGACTTTTTACGCGCCTTTTTTGAAGAAGACTTACAAGTGCGTTTCCGTCCTTCCTATTTCCCGTTCACTGAACCTTCCGCTGAAGTGGATGTGATGGGCAAAAATGGCAAATGGTTAGAAGTACTAGGTTGTGGTATGGTACATCCGAATGTTTTACGCAATGTTGGGATTGACCCAAATGAATATGCTGGCTTTGCGGTGGGGATGGGGGTTGAGCGCTTAACGATGTTACGCTACAACGTCACAGATTTACGTGCTTTCTTTGAAAATGACTTACGTTTCTTAAAACAATTTAAATAA
- a CDS encoding ClbS/DfsB family four-helix bundle protein, translated as MRHYTSKTALKNAIQQTYEKYLSEFETIPEDLKETGCTEVERTPVQNLAYQVGWTSLLISWEQDERKGLLVKTPSEHFKWNQLSELYQWFNQTYVHLSLAELKSRLAHNIETIYYLIDTMSDETLFSQHQRKWADNATKNAKWTVSQFIHVNTVAPFTSFRTKIRKWKKHCL; from the coding sequence ATGCGTCATTATACGAGTAAAACGGCTTTAAAAAATGCGATACAACAAACGTATGAGAAATATTTGTCAGAATTTGAAACCATTCCGGAAGATTTAAAAGAGACAGGATGTACAGAGGTTGAGCGAACACCTGTGCAAAACTTAGCTTATCAAGTTGGTTGGACAAGTTTATTGATCAGCTGGGAACAAGATGAACGAAAGGGATTGCTTGTTAAAACCCCTTCTGAACACTTCAAGTGGAATCAATTAAGTGAACTTTATCAATGGTTTAATCAAACTTATGTACATTTGTCCTTAGCCGAATTAAAAAGTCGATTAGCACATAATATAGAAACAATTTATTATCTAATTGATACCATGAGCGATGAAACGCTTTTTTCCCAACATCAACGAAAGTGGGCGGATAATGCCACTAAAAATGCCAAATGGACAGTATCTCAATTTATTCATGTGAATACGGTTGCCCCCTTTACGAGCTTTAGAACAAAAATAAGAAAATGGAAGAAACACTGTTTATAA
- a CDS encoding TIGR01621 family pseudouridine synthase, producing MPVFHLIYQHPDFVVIDKPCGISVHKDEEAVGLTTLVAQQLDVPQVWLVHRLDKITSGLLLLALNQRAARALSLLFAEHRIQKTYLALSQHKPKKKQGLIVGDMQKARRGAWKLCPTKTNPAITRFHSINCEPNLRLFILKPQTGKTHQLRVAMKSLGSPILGDALYAGNSAKIDRTYLHAYRLQFDYQGQVFDIQSLPRCGQFFERIPLAELLVASAKE from the coding sequence ATGCCTGTATTTCATCTTATCTATCAACATCCTGATTTTGTTGTGATTGATAAACCTTGTGGTATCAGTGTACATAAAGATGAGGAAGCAGTAGGTCTTACGACCCTAGTCGCACAGCAACTTGATGTACCACAGGTTTGGTTAGTACATCGTTTAGATAAAATTACTTCAGGGTTACTCTTATTGGCATTAAACCAACGCGCTGCTCGCGCACTTTCTCTATTGTTTGCCGAACACCGTATCCAAAAGACGTATCTTGCTTTATCTCAACATAAACCCAAGAAAAAGCAGGGATTGATCGTCGGTGATATGCAAAAAGCGCGTCGTGGCGCTTGGAAACTTTGTCCGACTAAGACCAATCCTGCGATTACTCGCTTCCACTCCATCAATTGTGAACCGAATTTGCGCTTGTTTATTTTAAAGCCACAAACAGGGAAAACACACCAGTTACGTGTAGCAATGAAGAGTTTAGGCAGTCCAATTTTAGGGGATGCATTGTATGCAGGTAATTCAGCAAAAATAGACCGCACTTATTTACATGCTTATCGTTTACAATTTGACTATCAAGGACAGGTGTTTGATATTCAATCATTGCCAAGGTGCGGTCAATTTTTTGAGAGAATCCCGTTAGCAGAGTTATTAGTGGCGTCGGCTAAAGAGTAA
- a CDS encoding histidine phosphatase family protein has translation MKTLTFYLIRHGKTEWNEKRLLQGNGDSPLTQEGIEGAKRTAKALSNIDFTAAYSSVLPRAISTANMILAHKTTPLICHAGLNELCFGSWEGQAIEELSCLPEYRQMRDQPAQYLGLTNGGETYQQLATRAMGVIEQIIQRYDTGNILIVSHGHTLRMLLALFHGATWQTHREKSTSLANTSISVVHYLQTENETGRFVLEKVNNIQHLTDSFDEE, from the coding sequence ATGAAAACATTAACATTCTATTTGATACGTCATGGTAAAACGGAGTGGAACGAAAAAAGGTTATTACAAGGAAATGGGGACTCCCCTTTGACACAAGAAGGCATTGAAGGTGCTAAGCGCACAGCAAAAGCATTATCCAACATTGATTTCACTGCCGCCTATAGTAGCGTATTGCCCCGTGCAATTTCCACTGCAAACATGATTTTAGCGCACAAAACCACCCCATTAATTTGTCATGCAGGCTTAAATGAATTGTGTTTTGGCTCATGGGAAGGGCAAGCCATTGAGGAATTAAGTTGCTTACCGGAATACCGTCAAATGCGCGATCAACCTGCGCAGTATTTGGGGTTAACCAATGGCGGGGAAACTTATCAGCAATTAGCAACACGCGCGATGGGCGTCATTGAACAGATTATTCAACGTTATGACACTGGAAATATTCTCATTGTCTCTCATGGTCATACTTTACGTATGCTTTTGGCGTTGTTTCATGGTGCCACTTGGCAAACCCATCGAGAAAAAAGTACCAGCTTAGCGAACACGTCCATTAGCGTTGTACACTATTTACAAACTGAGAATGAAACAGGACGCTTTGTGCTTGAGAAAGTCAATAATATACAGCATTTAACCGATTCATTCGATGAGGAATAA
- the folC gene encoding bifunctional tetrahydrofolate synthase/dihydrofolate synthase yields the protein MNNSTVSLTATSPLAQWLSYLENSHFKAIDLGLDRIKSVAKALDLLTPAPFVITVGGTNGKGTTCRLLETVLLKAGYRVGVYSSPHLLRYNERVRIQDQELPDEAHTASFAFIEQHKRESLTYFEFSTLSALHLFKQAKLDVVILEVGLGGRLDATNIVDSDVAVITSIDIDHVDFLGADREQIGFEKAGIFRAHKPAIIGEPNIPQRLLEHAKSLGCQISCRDQDWHFRLQAEHWDWCGQKVRLKNLPCCQIPLANAATALATFEQLPFQISEEVIRQSLQEVELVGRFQTLKPDVLFPLAENLAKPWADFPHMIIDVGHNPHAALYLAEKLTALKAKITGKIVAVCGILKDKDAQGVLSPLLPVIDEWYCVTLEGYRGQSGQALFVTLQQIAQGQSHQLHANTASSVALGVKQALATTTAHDVILVFGSFHTVGEFLQLL from the coding sequence ATGAATAATTCTACAGTATCATTAACAGCCACTTCGCCTCTTGCGCAGTGGCTTTCTTATTTGGAAAACAGCCATTTTAAAGCCATTGATTTAGGGCTAGATAGAATTAAATCGGTTGCCAAGGCGCTGGATTTGCTCACGCCCGCACCATTTGTCATCACGGTGGGTGGTACTAATGGTAAAGGCACTACGTGTCGTTTATTGGAAACCGTTTTATTAAAGGCAGGCTACCGTGTTGGTGTGTATTCTTCCCCTCATTTGCTTCGCTATAATGAACGCGTACGTATTCAAGACCAAGAATTGCCAGATGAAGCGCATACGGCTTCTTTTGCCTTTATTGAACAACATAAACGTGAATCGTTAACCTATTTTGAGTTTAGCACCCTTTCTGCCTTGCATTTATTTAAGCAAGCGAAATTGGATGTGGTGATTTTAGAAGTGGGATTGGGAGGACGTTTAGACGCGACTAATATTGTTGATAGTGATGTGGCGGTGATTACCAGTATAGACATTGATCATGTGGATTTTTTAGGGGCAGATCGCGAACAAATCGGGTTTGAGAAAGCAGGCATTTTCCGTGCACATAAACCAGCGATTATTGGAGAGCCTAATATTCCTCAAAGATTATTGGAGCATGCTAAGTCACTCGGATGCCAAATCTCTTGTCGTGATCAAGATTGGCATTTCCGTTTACAAGCGGAGCATTGGGATTGGTGTGGGCAAAAAGTGCGGTTGAAAAATTTGCCATGTTGTCAAATTCCACTCGCTAATGCCGCAACAGCACTCGCTACATTTGAACAGTTGCCTTTTCAGATTTCAGAAGAGGTGATTCGTCAATCTTTGCAAGAAGTGGAATTAGTTGGGCGTTTTCAAACCTTAAAACCAGATGTCCTTTTCCCTTTAGCCGAAAATTTAGCGAAACCATGGGCTGATTTTCCACACATGATTATTGATGTGGGGCATAATCCACATGCAGCCCTTTATTTAGCAGAGAAACTGACCGCACTTAAGGCGAAAATAACAGGTAAGATCGTCGCTGTTTGTGGCATTTTAAAAGATAAAGATGCACAAGGCGTGCTTTCTCCTTTGTTACCGGTGATTGATGAATGGTATTGCGTGACATTAGAAGGGTATCGAGGTCAAAGCGGACAGGCATTATTTGTGACGTTGCAACAAATTGCACAGGGACAATCTCATCAACTGCATGCAAACACTGCGAGCTCTGTGGCGTTAGGTGTAAAACAAGCGTTGGCAACGACAACAGCGCATGATGTAATCTTAGTCTTTGGCTCTTTCCATACTGTTGGCGAATTCTTACAGTTACTTTAA
- the accD gene encoding acetyl-CoA carboxylase, carboxyltransferase subunit beta has product MSWIDRIFNKDTSSTSSRKANVPEGVWTKCTSCEQVLYRDELRRHLEVCPKCGHHMRIDARERLLALLDKDSSQELSAELEPKDILKFKDLKKYKDRISAAQKETGEKDALISMFGTLYGMPIVAAASNFSFMGGSMGSVVGAKFVQAAEKAIAENCPFVCFSASGGARMQEALFSLMQMAKTSAVLAKMREQGVPFISVLTDPTLGGVSASFAMLGDINIAEPKALIGFAGPRVIEQTVREKLPEGFQRSEFLLEKGAIDMIVKRADMRHTLASVLSKLSNKPSPFVEPELVENEEQSKSDNE; this is encoded by the coding sequence ATGAGTTGGATTGATCGAATTTTTAATAAAGATACTTCTTCCACAAGCTCGCGTAAAGCGAACGTTCCTGAGGGCGTTTGGACTAAATGTACTTCTTGTGAGCAAGTGTTGTATCGTGATGAGTTAAGACGTCATTTAGAAGTTTGTCCAAAATGTGGACATCATATGCGTATTGATGCGAGAGAACGTCTTTTGGCACTTTTAGATAAAGACAGTAGCCAAGAATTATCTGCGGAACTTGAACCAAAAGATATCTTAAAATTTAAAGACTTAAAAAAATATAAAGATCGGATTTCCGCAGCACAAAAAGAAACGGGTGAAAAAGACGCATTAATTTCAATGTTTGGCACTTTATACGGTATGCCAATTGTCGCCGCTGCCTCTAACTTTAGCTTTATGGGTGGCTCAATGGGCTCAGTTGTGGGCGCAAAATTTGTGCAAGCAGCAGAAAAAGCGATTGCTGAGAACTGTCCTTTTGTGTGTTTCTCTGCCAGTGGTGGCGCACGTATGCAAGAAGCCTTATTCTCTTTAATGCAAATGGCAAAAACCAGTGCTGTCTTAGCCAAAATGCGTGAACAAGGTGTGCCATTTATTTCCGTATTAACCGATCCAACGTTAGGTGGTGTTTCTGCGAGCTTTGCGATGCTGGGTGACATTAATATCGCAGAACCGAAAGCGTTAATAGGTTTTGCTGGTCCGCGTGTGATTGAGCAAACTGTACGTGAAAAATTACCTGAGGGTTTCCAACGTAGTGAATTTTTGCTTGAAAAAGGCGCAATTGACATGATTGTGAAGCGTGCTGACATGCGTCATACGTTAGCAAGTGTGTTAAGCAAATTAAGCAATAAACCATCGCCTTTTGTGGAACCTGAATTGGTAGAAAACGAAGAACAAAGTAAAAGCGATAATGAATAA
- the truA gene encoding tRNA pseudouridine(38-40) synthase TruA, producing MKIALGIQYNGKNYCGWQRQENVASVQEQLEKAISFVANQPCQIFCAGRTDSGVHATGQVVHFETDAIRAEKAWSFGVNANLPDDISVSWAKCVTDDFHARFSATARRYRYILYCNKLRSAILPEGVTHCHLDLDHHLMHQAGQALLGEQDFSSFRAAQCQSHTPFRNVHHLKVVRRGQYIIVDIQANAFVHHMVRNIVGSLIEVGAGHQPVEWIGWLLAQKDRRLAAPTAKPEGLYLVNVSYPTQFQLPQNALGPLFLENELG from the coding sequence ATGAAAATTGCATTAGGCATTCAATATAACGGAAAAAATTATTGTGGTTGGCAGCGTCAGGAAAATGTGGCGAGTGTACAAGAGCAGTTAGAAAAAGCGATTTCTTTTGTCGCTAACCAACCCTGTCAGATTTTTTGTGCAGGGCGAACGGATTCAGGGGTGCATGCCACAGGGCAAGTTGTGCATTTTGAAACCGATGCCATTCGGGCAGAAAAAGCATGGAGTTTTGGTGTGAATGCGAATTTGCCTGATGATATTTCAGTGAGCTGGGCAAAATGTGTTACTGATGATTTTCATGCCCGGTTTAGTGCTACTGCACGCCGTTATCGCTATATTTTGTATTGTAATAAATTGCGCTCGGCAATTTTGCCTGAAGGTGTCACACATTGTCATTTAGACTTAGATCACCACTTGATGCATCAAGCGGGACAAGCGTTATTAGGTGAACAAGACTTTTCTTCTTTTCGTGCAGCACAATGTCAATCACATACACCATTTCGCAATGTTCATCATTTAAAAGTGGTGCGACGTGGGCAATATATTATTGTGGATATCCAAGCCAATGCATTTGTTCATCACATGGTGCGCAATATTGTGGGCAGTCTGATTGAAGTCGGCGCGGGTCATCAACCTGTAGAATGGATAGGGTGGTTGCTGGCGCAAAAAGATCGCAGATTAGCGGCACCCACCGCAAAACCGGAAGGGCTTTATTTGGTTAATGTGAGTTATCCTACGCAATTTCAGTTACCTCAAAATGCGTTAGGGCCTTTGTTTTTAGAAAATGAATTAGGCTAG
- a CDS encoding patatin family protein produces MKVGLVLEGGGMRAMFTAGVLDVFLTENVQVDGIVAVSAGVLFGVNYPAKQYGRALRYNKKYLNDKRYMGWHSLLTTGNIVNKDFAFYELPFTLDPFDAETFRQLKIDFYATLTNVQTGEAEYVKLDDVFNEMEVLRATSAMPFVSKMVEINGQYYLDGGIADSIPLKKCQALGYDKIIVVLTRPLEYRKKTTPSWIFNLFYRDYPHLVEKLKTRYQNYNDTVEEIIRLNNNKDIFVIRPSHHLPISRIEKDVEKVQAMYDLGVTDAKREMAALKAFLSR; encoded by the coding sequence ATGAAAGTCGGTTTAGTATTAGAAGGTGGTGGCATGCGTGCCATGTTCACTGCTGGTGTGTTAGATGTGTTTCTAACTGAAAATGTGCAGGTTGATGGGATTGTTGCCGTATCCGCGGGCGTCTTATTTGGGGTAAATTATCCTGCAAAGCAATATGGACGGGCTCTGCGCTACAATAAAAAATATCTCAATGATAAACGCTACATGGGCTGGCATAGCTTGCTCACAACCGGCAATATTGTTAATAAAGATTTTGCTTTTTATGAATTACCTTTCACCTTAGATCCTTTTGATGCCGAAACATTTCGCCAATTGAAAATTGATTTTTATGCCACTTTAACCAATGTGCAAACAGGCGAAGCGGAATATGTCAAATTAGACGATGTGTTTAATGAAATGGAAGTACTGCGCGCTACATCAGCGATGCCTTTTGTTTCCAAAATGGTAGAGATCAATGGACAATACTATCTTGATGGTGGCATTGCCGATAGTATCCCACTCAAAAAATGTCAAGCATTAGGCTATGACAAAATTATTGTGGTGTTAACTCGCCCATTAGAATACCGTAAAAAAACCACACCTTCTTGGATCTTTAACCTCTTTTATCGTGACTATCCTCACTTAGTGGAAAAACTGAAAACACGTTACCAAAATTACAATGATACCGTAGAGGAAATTATTCGGCTTAATAACAACAAAGACATTTTTGTTATTCGTCCTTCTCATCACTTACCTATCAGCCGTATTGAAAAAGATGTTGAGAAAGTGCAAGCGATGTATGATCTGGGGGTTACCGATGCTAAACGTGAAATGGCGGCACTTAAAGCATTTTTAAGCCGTTAA
- the rplY gene encoding 50S ribosomal protein L25 has translation MFKFNAEVRQSQGKGASRRLRHNGQIPAIVYGGSEAPVSIVLNHDDLNNAQVHDAFYTDVITLVIEGKEVAVKAQAMQRHPFKPKLVHIDFKRV, from the coding sequence ATGTTTAAATTTAATGCTGAAGTTCGTCAATCGCAAGGTAAGGGTGCGAGCCGCCGCCTGCGTCATAATGGTCAAATTCCTGCAATCGTTTACGGTGGTAGCGAAGCGCCTGTTTCAATCGTCTTAAACCACGATGATTTAAATAACGCACAAGTTCATGATGCATTCTACACTGATGTTATTACATTAGTGATTGAAGGGAAAGAAGTTGCAGTGAAAGCACAAGCGATGCAACGTCACCCATTCAAACCAAAATTAGTTCACATCGATTTCAAACGTGTTTAA